One Bemisia tabaci chromosome 7, PGI_BMITA_v3 DNA window includes the following coding sequences:
- the emb gene encoding exportin-1, producing MASLGTEAAKLLDFNEKLNINLLDEVVNCMYHGLGEQQRVAQDALTTLKNHPQAWTRVDSILEYSSNQQTKYYALQILEEVIKTRWKTLPRNQCEGIKKYIVELIIKTSSDPETMESKKMYLNKLNMILVQVLKREWPKNWESFIPDIVGASKTSESLCQNNMVILKLLSEEVFDFSSGQMTQTKAKHLKDSMCSEFSQIFTLCQFVLHNSENASLVNATLETLLRFLNWIPLGYIFETDLIKSLIFKFLNVPLFRNVTMKCLTEIAAVKHLMYADVTVSMFLETMKELEKMLPPTTNIREAYAKGQDQEQHFVQNLAMFLCTFLKEHGSLIERKGLNDELTTALHYLIMISEVEEVEIFKICLEYWNALAIELYREDFSFPHFRRDIYPPVLTKVRYIMISRMAKPEEVLVVENENGEVVREFMKDTDAINLYKNMRETLVYLTHLDCVDTERVMTEKLQNQVTGTEWSWKNLNTLCWAIGSISGAMHEEDEKRFLVTVIKDLLGLCEQKKGKDNKAIIASNIMYVVGQYPRFLRAHWKFLKTVVNKLFEFMHETHDGVQDMACDTFIKIAQKCKRHFVLVQVGEAMPFVEEILSTISTIICDLQPQQIHTFYEAVGLMISAQTNTVQQEVLIEKYMSLPNTVWDDIISRAATNVDILKDIEVIKQLVNILKTNVRACKALGQPYFLQLGRIYLDMLNVYKVMSSNIVTAIASNGELVTKQPVIKAMRVVKKEILELIAVWIQRSTNPQMVLENFIPPLLEAVLTDYNQTQVPAAREPEVLVALTKIVDRLQSNITSLIPRIFESVFECTLDMINKDLEEFPEHRINFFLLLQSVNNFCFDAFLSIPPSQFKLVLDSAIWAIKHTMRNVAEIGSQVLYQIFVNVQENENAAQSFYATYFTDILQHIFSVLTDSSHTAGLMMHATILAHMFRLVEANRVKVPLCPVNPNMDNLMYIQEFVASLLKSAFPHLSDNQIKITVQGMLNLDHDLTAFKEHLRDFLVQIREYSGEDDSDLFLDEREAELKKAEAAKRQEQSLVPGILGPHELAEEMQD from the exons ATGGCCTCACTAGGTACCGAAGCAGCCAAGCTTTTGgatttcaatgagaaattaaaCATCAATCTGCTCGATGAAGTGGTCAACTGCATGTATCATGGTCTTGGAGAGCAG CAACGAGTTGCACAAGATGCCCTTACAACTCTGAAAAACCATCCACAAGCATGGACCCGGGTTGATTCTATCCTTGAGTATTCTAGTAACCAACAAACTAAGTACTATGCCCTTCAGATTCTCGAAGAAGTTATCAAGACTCGATggaaaacattgccaagaaatcAATGCGAAG GTATCAAAAAATACATTGTAGAGCTTATAATTAAAACATCTTCCGATCCAGAAACTATGGAAAGCAAAAAGATGTATTTGAATAAACTAAATATGATTTTAGTCCAG GTGTTAAAACGAGAATGGCCGAAAAATTGGGAGTCTTTCATTCCAGACATTGTAGGAGCCAGCAAAACAAGTGAAAGTCTTTGTCAGAACAATATGGTGATTCTGAAATTGTTAAGTGAGGAAGTTTTCGATTTTTCATCTGGACAGATGACTCAAACCAAAGCGAAGCATTTGAAAGATAGCATGTGCTCAGAGTTCTCACAGATTTTTACTCTCTGCCAATTTGTCTTG CATAACTCTGAAAATGCATCCTTAGTAAATGCAACCCTGGAAACATTATTAAGGTTTCTCAATTGGATTCCGTTAggatacatttttgaaacagaCCTTatcaaaagtttaatttttaag TTCCTTAATGTACCTTTGTTTCGAAATGTGACAATGAAATGTCTAACCGAAATTGCTGCAGTCAAGCATCTAATGTATGCTGATGTCACCGTCAGCATGTTTCTTGAAACGATGAAAGAACTGGAAAAG ATGTTACCACCAACTACAAACATCCGAGAAGCGTACGCGAAAGGTCAAGATCAAGAACAGCACTTCGTTCAGAATCTTGCCATGTTCTTGTGCACGTTCCTCAAGGAGCACGGCTCTCTGATCGAGAGGAAGGGACTCAACGATGAACTTACAACC GCATTGCATTATTTAATTATGATATCTGAAGTGGAAGAAGTTGAGATATTCAAGATTTGTCTAGAATACTGGAATGCCCTCGCAATTGAGCTCTACCGCGAAGATTTTAGTTTCCCTCATTTTAGAAGGGACATCTATCCTCCAGTTCTAACCAAA GTGAGGTATATTATGATAAGTCGTATGGCCAAGCCAGAGGAAGTGTTAGTGGTTGAAAATGAGAATGGAGAAGTGGTGCGAGAGTTCATGAAAGATACAGATGCGATCAACCTGTACAAAAACATGCGAGAGACACTCGTCTACCTAACCCATTTAGATTGTGTGGACACTGAGCGTGTCATGACGGAGAAACTTCAGAACCAAGTCACAGGCACTGAATGGTCCTGGAAGAACTTAAATACT CTATGTTGGGCCATAGGTAGCATATCAGGTGCAATGCACGAAGAGGATGAGAAACGGTTTCTGGTGACAGTAATCAAAGATCTACTTGGTCTGTGTGAACAGAAGAAGGGCAAAGATAATAAAGCAATCATTGCTTCAAATATTATGTATGTTGTTGGTCAGTATCCGAGATTTCTCAGAGCGCACTGGAAGTTCCTTAAAACAGTTGTCAACAAACTCTTTGAGTTCATGCACG aaactcaTGATGGTGTACAAGACATGGCGTGTGATACATTCATCAAGATTGCGCAGAAGTGTAAGCGGCATTTTGTTTTGGTTCAAGTAGGCGAAGCCATGCCGTTTGTTGAGGAAATTTTGAGCACCATCAGTACTATCATTTGTGATTTACAGCCACAACAG attcACACATTTTATGAAGCTGTTGGTTTGATGATCAGTGCACAAACTAACACAGTCCAGCAAGAAGTGTTGATAGAAAAGTATATGTCTTTGCCAAACACTGTATGGGATGACATTATCAGTCGTGCAGCAACAAATGTGGACATTTTGAAAGATATCGAAGTGATCAAACAGCTCGTGAATATTCTCAAAACAAACGTCAGAGCGTGCAAAGCTTTAGGACAACCCTATTTCCTTCAG CTGGGAAGAATTTATTTAGACATGTTAAATGTTTACAAAGTAATGAGTTCAAACATTGTGACGGCAATAGCCAGCAATGGTGAACTAGTTACCAAACAACCTGTCATCAAGGCCATGCGTGTCGTCAAAAAAGAAATCCTTGAACTTATCGCTGTATGGATTCAGAGGTCTACTAATCCACAAATG GTTCTAGAAAACTTCATCCCACCCTTGCTAGAAGCCGTGCTAACGGATTATAATCAGACGCAAGTCCCAGCAGCACGAGAGCCTGAAGTGTTGGTGGCCTTAACAAAGATTGTCGACAGGCTTCAGTCAAACATCACCAGCTTAATACCAAGAATATTCGAATCTGTGTTTGAATGCACGCTCGATATGATCAACAAAGACCTTGAGGAATTCCCTGAGCATAGGATAAACTTCTTTTTACTTTTGCAA TCTGTTAACAACTTCTGTTTTGATGCTTTCTTGAGCATACCACCTTCACAATTCAAACTGGTCTTAGATTCGGCTATCTGGGCAATCAAGCACACAATGAGAAATGTTGCTGAGATAGGTTCACAG GTTTTGTATCAGATATTTGTAAATGTTCAAGAAAACGAAAATGCAGCTCAGAGTTTTTACGCAACCTACTTCACAGATATTCTGCAACACATATTCTCAGTTTTAACCGATTCATCTCATACAGCAG GTCTAATGATGCACGCTACCATTCTAGCCCACATGTTCCGGCTTGTTGAAGCGAACCGAGTGAAAGTCCCCCTATGCCCTGTGAATCCAAACATGGATAACTTAATGTACATCCAGGAGTTTGTCGCATCTCTCCTCAAGTCAGCATTTCCTCATTTAAGTGATAATCAAATCAAGATCACCGTTCAGGGTATGCTCAACTTGGACCATGATCTCACTGCATTTAAGGAGCATCTTCGCGATTTCCTCGTTCAAATTAGG GAATATTCTGGAGAAGATGACTCGGATCTATTTTTGGATGAAAGAGAAGCAGAATTAAAGAAAGCTGAAGCAGCCAAACGACAAGAACAAAGTTTAGTACCTGGTATTCTGGGTCCTCATGAGCTCGCAGAGGAAATGCAAGATTGA
- the LOC109032257 gene encoding small integral membrane protein 20, protein MDERVRGYYNPKAIERKRVLKKWGFVAGFAAVITLCMWPIAISPMFWPEKYQEIQKKGRAGLDIEKIQPGGMKVWEDPFGRKKPRTE, encoded by the exons ATGGATGAACGAGTAAGGGGATATTACAATCCGAAGGccattgaaagaaaaagagtGCTCAAGAAGTGGGGATTTGTGGCAGGTTTTGCAGCTGTGATCACACTCTGTATGTGGCCGATCGCCATCTCTCCAATGTTTTGGCCCGAGAAGTATC AAGAGATTCAAAAGAAAGGCCGAGCAGGAttggatattgaaaaaatacaacCTGGAG GTATGAAAGTCTGGGAAGATCCTTTCGgtaggaaaaaaccaaggactGAATAA